The nucleotide window ATGATTAAAATCAGTGCTCGCGCTTTGGTATCCGGAAGACGATACCAAGCTAACGTACACGCTGTTAGTGATAATTTTTCTccctatttttattaacaagatatgcacattaaataaataaaaataataattaaaaataaaaagtttcattCGAGTGACGTCTCATTTTTTGCGTCACAACTATACTACTTGTAATAAATtcgtaatatgtataataaacgtACCTCTATAGAAAGTTGTTCaccaataaaacaaaaaataaaaatgttgaatgtAACTGATGTCAATAAAACCATATATGAAAACATAGATACAACATTTTGATCTTCCCATTCCTGTAAAAAGagtagataattatatataaattttatatatgcaaataaaataaaacatatacatattttaatatacaaacgtaaaattatgcaaattttttattgttatgtaaACTAGGCGCACCGTAATAATATGATGTCCTAGAAGGCATACACTTATCGTACATCCTATCACTTCTAACAGACTCGTGTATTCCAAAATATCTTGCGCCAATTGTAAGAAACTATAAAAGAATGCGCGCaaactatagatttttattaggtataaattttatctatttaggtgtaaatttttatcaaactttaatgatcaaacatattaaaaaaatatataaaaagcttataaaataaaaaagattaatgttatatttgactttaataaaaaaattaaatcagattatggaaaatttcataaattataaactaaaaaagtgaaataacATAAACACGAAAATAAGCAAGAGAAAAGAATGTAGACAggcacataaatataataaatgaaatatactaCAAAAACTTACTTCCGCATCTTGGTGTGATATTCCACAGTCATGGCCAGTTTATTatctagatttttttcttcggaTTCGTTTATCAAATTGTGCATTaacatcattaatattttcaactgCGCGCATAAATGCATAGTAAAAAGCGCGGCAAGACTGCAGACGGCCACTGTGATGGTGTACTTTATGAATCCGGACAAGAACTGTATGACAAACATGATTTCATAGGCGGGACTGATTTGTCCGTCGAAGAAAATGAAATAGCTCGGACAGGCCAAGTACCGGATCGTAATATTCTGATTGTTAATGGATTTTCCCTTGCTCAATGGCACGACCGTACGGAAATACAAACCAGAAATGTACATAAATGTACCGCATAAAAGAAGTAAACGTCTCGCGATCCTAGCTTTGTCAATCATAAATTCACGAGCACTCGCGTTTGTGACGTTTCGCCAATCATCCTTCACTTGCATCAAGTAATTTTTCACTTGATTCTGACTGGACACCAGGCTGTTGTACTTGAGCACCGCTAATATCGTAAACGTCACAGACGATATGAGTTTCAGTTTGACGCGAGTACGTTTTTCGACGATAATTAAGTACAAAATTCCCGGAATTAACTCGCAGGCGAGGAGTAAATAACAACCAAGGATGAGCAAGATTTTGCtgattttttcgaaaaatgatGGCTCGGTCTCCATATACGGCCAGATACCCAGTAGACGAAAAACAAAACGATTTAGTTGCatggtatattttatatcgttttcgtaatttttattcgcaaacattttttaaatttctgttaaatatttttatgagcaCAACGTTATTGAATAGTAATTTTATCATTCGAAACGAATATATGCGTGAAAAGATGCATGTAATGACAATGCGCTTTCTCATCACTGACTCAGGCGAGTTATTATCGTTTATTCTGAGCATAACTCGGTACGTAACCAGTGCGCTTGCGTTCCGAGCGATTGACAAGTCACGTCAAACGTCGAGTGAAAAATAATGAGCGTTTAGAATTCTTGAGAAAGATCAAAAGCGTAGcaaaacttgaaaataaagtGCATTAGCCAGACCTTTTTCCgtgaaatttattcttattcgtTAACGTACATCGACTTTTGTAGTTACTgtcaatgaaataattatgttttacaaaTAGAACAGTTCTCTTTAAAAGaactattgaaaaatattctcgacgttttgcagagaaatattaagtacatatataggcgagatattataaacttttgatTTATCAGATAATAATACACAATTTTGAACCGGTcgttgtatatgtatatgatcaCTATGTAGtatcgttaaaaaaagtatatttgtatatagcgaagatattttacatcgtatgtaatttttcctttaatcttttatatattatatagatatattatatagaacaTTACACAACAATAAATACTTTACTAACGATTGGATTGATTaggcttatatatattattttgttcccATAAAGCTCATATTGATAATGATATCTACAGCATGTTTCTATAAACTTTCAAATTCTGGATTGGTTTCCAGTATATTACagttaattatcttattaatcctATTAAACAGAAATACTCGAATCCACTATTTCcactatttttgctttacaaaataatctttctttcttttttcctaaATAGTGTTCAGACAAATGCTGTTTGCCTAAGGAAAATAAACGAATGAAAGCCATTTGACCAACCGGATAGCATTTGCCTAGTCAAGaactattttcctaaaataatcatttgtctACGACATATAATGTcatattattgagaaaaaagtatAGCTTCTCTAAAAATTTCGACAAGTATTTAACCAGTCACTCGTTTTTATGCTTTGCAGCACATTAAATAAGTGCATCAAGTTTCGtagaaactttatatattatttccaaactgtatatattatgtacaatcATTTTCAATAGATGATTATTTACAGattggaaataataaatgtgtccgttaaaattatatataaaaaccagacgttaattaaatatattgttatgttaCAAATTAgttagaagataaaaaaatcattacctTATGTCGCTACATGTTCTGAAAATTGATGACTTTTATTAGACATCTTGCTTGATAGAGTCATTGAATATAATCCGTCTTGGATATAGTTACCAGTAGCACGGTACTATACTGTATGCTTTCTTGTTCGACAGatgatattatttgaaatggTAAGATGCAGTGATTACTTTTGTTATGATGTCAATATACACAAGTagtaatgtttataaaatttcattgtatttaatttttttattcacttttacaaaagataagtgttctgtaattttatataaattcaaaattaatgttctttcatgaaataaagatttgtatgtacatttacgaaatcaaatgtaattttttatagaaaataattaataatattttaattgtacaaaaatttatttagtaaattgTCAGTTTAAATACAAACGTAAAAATGaaagtgtaattttttcatccGTCAAATTTATTGGttcgtataataaatagaaaagtataatgttgtttctttttcttgtctTATAACTTgctattgaataataatatcatgttTGTCAGGGAAagctttttatatcaatacaaTATGTTATACACAGAATAAAGttctatatgaaatatataatattagttatGCATTGcacacaaatttaaatttttcttgatatttgttacgtatatattaattctcaaAATATGGACTTAGTGATACACATAGCCtacatcataattttaataattaagatgcTTATTCGGTTATACTTCGtagcatattaaaatatgcaccAGCTGTTTTCATTACCTAaaacacacatttatatatttattctgctAATTCATTCTTTCCAAAAGAAGAAACATTAATGGACTGTAAGATGTTtcataaaactaaaatatacatattatttagtaaaactgaaatatacatgtgatatatatagctttaaatataagaatataattaaatcgtgACAGAACAGATAATTATGTGttctttataaatgataaaaaaaaacatatttgtaaatatacgatgcataaaaattttatccaaatttttgcaaatatgaaaaaaattgaggaaAGATTAGATTTTTCTTACTTGGCCAAACGTTTTGAGTGACAAATCTATGAGTTTCCCAGCAGAGATCTTGGTCGGAGTATTAGACATGATCATCAGCAACACGATACTGCGTGCTTTTCGACCCGGAAGACGATACCACTCGAGTTCGCAGGATGTAATAGCCACTTGCTCCGCctgtcattaatattattgcataacaaaaaaattattaaaatattttaataaaaaacagtgTATTTCCGATTTTTTTATgcgataaagtttatttttagcatcttaagaaattaaatttatagagaaacaaattatattatttttattatttgtagaacacatttatctatattctattattttagatgtattatattatgtatatgcgtatatacataatataatacatctaaaataataaaatatagataaatgtgAATgtcaaagatattataatcaaCGTATACCTGTACAGTGAGCTGTTCGCCGGTATAACAAAAGACAAATATGTGAATGGTCACATTTGTAAGACATAACAAATAAGTACATACACCTGCTGTATTATTACTTTGCCATTCctgtaaatagaatatttataggaatatttatagaatatttatacataataaaaaataaatatcattggTTAATCGcgaaatttataatgtctttttataaaagaataaactttatacttaaaatatgACTTATTTAGAGTTTGAAGATGGAATTATGTTTagtcattaataaatttctagcgtgtgcaatttattttttatattgaaaccAATTGACAAACTTACAAACCATCAACATGAGATATACCAAAACGCAGATGGTTATCGTGTTTGCCATTATTTCCATTAAACATACATGTTGCAGAGTATGCTGCACCAAACGCaaaaaactgaaatattattattgatgatAACAAACGTTACTGATATGGGAAATAGAAGAATGGAAACTAGCTattagttgaaaaaaataatattgaaagaaaattggTAAAACACAAACTTACTGGCGTACTCTTATTTGATGTTTGACTACTTCAGCCAACTTGTCATCCACCTCGTACCCCGCTCGCCACTGTTTCTCGACGAGTTTCTCCATCAGATTTATTAAGATCTTTAACTGACCGCAAGCATGCACCACAAAAATAGCGGTGAAGCCACATGCGCTCGTTACAATCGAGGCTGAAATTAAGCCGGATAGAAGTTGAATCACGAATAGTATTTCATAAGTGGGGCTGATTTGCACGtcaatcgaaaaataatagcCCGGACATGCCAGTAGCCTGATTGTGACGTTATCCTCGGTGACGAACTTTCCCTGGGACAGTGGCAGAATCGTCCGAAAGGTGAAAGCACCTCCGTACATCAGGACACCGCAAAACGTGACCAATCGTCTTCCGGTCCTGGCGGATGTGAGCATCATGCTGCGCGCATCAACATTGATAACATTTCTCCAATCATCTTCAACGTGCTTCAAGCATTGCCTGATCCGATCGTCGCGAAGTATGAAGATACCGTATTGACCGGCGGCCATAAAGTTGTAGAGGAGAACAGGAATTATTTGAAGCCGAACACGTGTCGTTTTCTCCATTATCCAATAAAAGATAGCGGGTATTAGATCACAAGAAAGAAGAATGTAAGAGATGGATATTAATAGGAGCTTATAAAACTTGTTGCAAATAGATTTTTCTCTACCGATAGAAGGCCAGGCACCGAGCGCTCGCATAATATTGCGAGTTGGTTGCGTGatgtatatgataatatgatgACAATCTTCTTTGCTTGACATTTTTCTATGTACTTTGCAGAATACTTTACGATACTCTTAGACTTCATTCGATACGTAGTTTCCTACGAATAATGCGGAATCTACGCAAGCTGAATCTCAACTGATcgtcaaagagagaaaggttGATCATATCAACTCGCCTGCGCTTgcgcatattaaaaatttaaatgttacgtgaagaagaaaaatagtaGCGATAAAGTTTGCGAATACAATTGTTCGAGGGACGAGACCATCTGCATGGAAAGTATTCTTATCTGTGTGCGTTCGTCGCCCTTTGTTACAACTAGGAGAAAATGGTCATATTTATCTCTTTGCATCTTGCTATATCGTAacttgtacaattttataataatcccAATTTCAACGatcgcaaaataataattttgattgtattttatttaaaatattctgattTACTCTTTAgtatcaattaatatagttaataattaattttgtaataaaaaataaactatattatttatttctagtgtaaataaaaatacatgttacaataaataatataaattgttcaataaaatatgtacatttaaatatatgtgataaaattttacattatatatatctatataatattaaaatttactttaatacaaCTAGTATATATTACTgatttacacaatatataattatatttataatatagtaaatatatatgaaataaaatacccgtgaacatatatatatatattgcacaatgctctctaaaaaaagatattataatagctaacagaattatatttatgaacataaaataattataaattgtatatttgtatatttaacattGAGCTGACAATTAAAAgactttgtaaaaattataatttaattttttgacttACACAAATCAAACatactaatttaaatattttaattttttttacttacatcACCAAATGCCTTGAGTGACAAATCGACAAATTTTCCAGCGGAGATCTTAGTTGGTCTATTAGACATAATCATCAGTAATATGACGCTGCATGCTTTTCTGTTCGGAAAAGACGATACTACTCGAGTTCGCAGGATACAATGGCCACATTTTTCGCTTACTGTCAATTCATCACACACAACGGCcacaaaatttgttttcataaaattttaatttggtaCTTCAAAGATAGTGTAACAcatatttttccatatatttccttttaataaaaaatttttatagaaatatagtatttagcgtatgtaataataacttaCCTAAAATGTTTCTCCAAAATTGAAAGTGCAATGATTTTCTTCGAAAAAGGAAACATCGTGATGAGAAGTCTAAACTTTGAGGAAATCCCAACTTTAGAAAACAGTAAATGCGAGaaagtaaagagaaaaaaatagcaatttcTAGGCAGGGAAAAATGATAGACAATGTATTGATTATTTGATGACAGTAAGTATATGTTCAATCGTTCCGCGCCGATtcaataactattttatactatcaaTCAGTTAAAAAGTATAGAATCATATAACAAAAATCAATTGAGACATGGAACACGACatgataatttgtaatatattgtaatattaaatatttaagacaaaaattgtatgataatttatattaatttatatattaaatttctgtttCTCATACCCTTTCAAAtagttagaaataattaaaattaattaaatacattaatcatacataatttatcatcttataaatatatttgaatccACAAGAAgacatttcatattttgcaaaaaattgtcaaggatatgcatttattataataaaatgtttgaattttatatcacatCTTTACTATactacttttttcttattaaataattaataattctaataataatctacgattagaaagaaatatcaaatcCATTGCACCAaatacattctatatataatcatgtacatatatataacattaaaaattacttattccATTACTTTCCGAATAAGATTCAAGTATGTAACAGCAGTTTTAACGACCTAAAATACAATATGCGCATTCCAaactttttgtacaaaaattacctttctatattaaattaaatctttgaatGAAAATCTAGTTCTTTTATGAAACGTTGATCTAAAAgctgatatatatgtatttatattgttattaatcttttattaataaacctAGTACTTACATCACCGAATGTTTTGATAGAAAGATCGAAAAATTTTCCGGCTTTAAGTTTCGTAGGGATGTTCGACATGGCTATGACTAAAATCAGTGCTCGCGCTTTCGCATTCGGAAGACGATACCAAGCTAACGTAGATGCTGTTAGTGATAATTTTTCTccctatttttattaacaagatatatattaaataaataaaaataataattgaaagaagAAAGTTTTATTCCAGTGagacgttttattttttgcatcacAATTATATACTACTTGTAATAGattcgtaatataataaacgtacCTCTACAGAGAGTTGTTCaccaataaaacaaaaaataaaaatattgaatgcaATCGATGTCAATAGAACCATATATGAAAACATAGCTATAACATTTTGATCTTCCCACTCCTGTAAAAGGAgtcgataattatattgtatataaattttacatatgcaGTAAgataacatacacatatgttAATACACAAACGTAAAATCATGCAAACTTTTtgttattacgtaatttagACACACCGTAAGAATATCATGTCCTAGAAGGCAAACAATTATGGTACATCCCATTACTTCTAACAGACTCGTGTGTTCTAAAGTATCCTGCACCAATTGTAAGAAACTATAAAGGGATGCGCTCAAGGTATAGATTTTTATCaggtataaattttatcagggtataaatttttatcaaactttagtatttaacatattagaaaagaacataaaaagctaataaaataaaggaaagctaatgttatatttaaatttctaaaatataatcgaattatggaaaatttcataaattataaactaaacAAGTAAGCAATGAATagacaaaagaaaagaatgcACACAGGTATATAGATatgataaataagatattatactACAAAACTTACTTTCGTATCTTGGTGTGATATTCAACAGTCATGGCCAGTCTATTATTCAGATTCTTTTCTTCGGATTCGTTTATCAAATTGTTCATTaacatcattaatatttttaactgcGCGCATAAATGCATAGCAAAGAGCGCGGCAAGACTACAGATGGCCACTGTGATGGTGTATTTTATGAATCCGGACAAGAACTGTATGACAAACATGATTTCGTAGGCGGGACTGATCTGTCCGTCGAAGAAAATGAAATAGCTCGGACAGGCCAAGTACCGAATCGTAATATTACGATCATTAATGGATTTTCCCTTGCTCAATGGCACGACCGTACGGAAATACAAGCCGgaagtatacataaataaactGCACAAGAGAAGTAAACGTCTCGCGGTCCTGGTTTTGTCAATCATAAATTCACGAGCGCTCGCGTTTGTGACGTTTCGCCAATCATCCTTCACTTGCATCAAGCAATTCTTCATTTGATTCTGGCTGAACACCAAGCTGCTGTACTTGAGCACCGCTAATATCGTAAACATTACGGACGATATGAGTTTCAATTTGACGCGAGTACGTTTTTCGATGAAAATTACGTACAAAATTGTCGGAATTAACTCGCAGGCAAGGAGTAAATAACAACCAAGGATAAGCAAGATTCTACTAAGATTTTCGAAACATGATGGCTCGGTCTTCATATACGGCCAGATACCCAGTAGACGAAAAACAAATCGATTTAGTTGCatggtatattttatatcatttaagtaatttttattcgcaaacattttttaaatttctcttaaatatttttgtgagaACGTTATCGAATAGCAATTTTATCGttcgaaatatgtatatgcgtaAAGGATGCATGTAATGACAAAACGCGTGCTTTTTCATCACTGACTTAGACGAGTTATCGTTTATTCTGAGGAAAACTCGGTGCGTAAGCAATGCGCTTGCGTTCCGAGCGATTGACAAGTCACGTCAAACGTCGACTGGAAAATAATGGGGGTTTAGAATTCTTGACAAAGATCAAAAGCAAAgtaaaacttgaaaattaagTGTATAATCGAGATGTTTTTCCgtgaaatttattcttatccGTCAACGATCATTGACTTTCATAATTATTgctaatgtaataattatgttttacaaaTAGAACAGTTCTCTTTAAAAGaacgatttgaaaatattcttgacGTTTTGCAGAGAAATATTAAGTCCAAACGAGTGAGACattataaactaataatttatcaaataataatacaccCTTTTACAAGTCATTGTATAAGTATATCGTCGCtatacgtacgtacgtaaAATAGATGTTCTTGTTAATGTGCCTTAAAGTCaacctttttattatttacaaattactttagctttaatttcgcccatataaaatcaagattgactttttaattcaataataagcAAGTTTACTTAAAGGTACATTAATAGGGGCATCTACACTagcaaagatattttacattgtatgcatttttctttaactctttatatacaaattatatagatatacatcttatttatatatataatgttacattattgagagaaaaatatagcttctttataaaagttttggcACGCATTTAAACAGTCGCGCGATTTTTATGCTTTCCAGCACATTAAATATGTGCATCAAGTTTTGCAGAAacttctttttattgtttccAAACCGTATTTACAATCATTttcaatgaataattatttacagattGAAAAGAATAGATGCGtccgttaaaattatataaaaaccagacgttaattaaatatattgttatgttaCAAATTAgttagaagataaaaaaatcattacctTATGTCGCTAAATGTTTTAAGTGACAAACCGATGACTTTTACAGACATCTTGATTCGTAAAATCCGTGAATATAATCCGCCTTGAATATAATCACCAGTAGCACGGCACTATACTATGTGCTTTCTTGTTCGACAGatgatattatttgaaatggTAAGATGCAGTGATTACTTTTGTTATGATGTCAATATACACAAGTagtaatgtttataaaatttcattgtatttaatttttttattcacttttacaaaagataagtgttctgtaattttttttaaattcaaaattaatgttctttcatgaaataaagatttgtatgtacatttacgaaatcaaatgtaattttttatagaaaataattaataatattttaattgtacaaaaatttatttagtaaattgTCAGTTTAAATACAAacgtaaaaatgaaaatgtaattttttcatccGTCAAATTTATTGGttcgtataataaatagaaaagtataatgttgtttctttttcttgtctTATAACTTgctattgaataataatatcatgttTGTCAGGAAAagctttttatatcaatatatgttatacacaGAATAAAGTTCTAcaggaaatatataatattagttataCATTGcacacaaatttaaatttttcttgatatttgttacgtatatattaattctcaaaatatgaatttagtAATACACATAGTCTACatcataattttgataattaagatGCTTATTGGGTTATACTTTAtagcatattaaaatatgcactTGCTGTTTTCATTATCaaagacatatatttatatgtttgttcTGCTAATTCACTCTTTCTAGAGGAAGAAACATTAATGGactataaaatgtttcataaaactgaaatatacgtattataaatatatatatatatatatataaatatatatatatatgtatattatatatatagagagagaaaggtttagatttaaatatgtaattaaagcGTGACAGAATAGATAGTAATGcgttctttataaattaaaaaaaaaagatatttgcaaatatacaatccataaaaatgttatccaaatttttacaaacaaaaatgaaaaaaatgcaatgagaaaaacttaatttatctTACTTGGTTAAACATTTTGAGTGACAAATCTATGAGTTTTCCATTGGAGATTTTGGTCAACGTATTAGACATGATCATCAGCAACACGATACTGCGTGCTTTTCGACCCGGAAGACGATATACCACTCGAGTTCGCAGGATGTAATAGCCACTTGCTCCGCCTGtcattaatattgcataacaaaaaaagtattaaaatattttaataaaaaacagtaaaatatttccgatttttttatgcgataaagtttatttttagcatcttaagaaattaaatttatagagaaacaaattatattatttttattatttgtcgaacacatttaattatattctattattttagatgTATTATATCATGTGTTTGCGTCTCGCATGAATGTCAAAGATATTAAGATCATGTATACCTGTACATACAGTGAGCTCTTCGCCGGTGTAACAAAAGACAAATATATGAATCGTCACATTTGTAAGACATAACATATAAGTACATACATCTACTGTATTTTTACTTggcttattcatattttatgttcGACTACTTCAGTCAACTTGTCATCCACCTCATATTTCGCTCGCCACTGTTTCTCGATGATTTTCTCCATCagatttattaagatatattaagaTCTTTAACTGACCACAAGCATGCACCACAAAAATAGCGGTAAAGCCACATGCGTTCATCACGATCGAGGCTGATATTAAGCCGGATAGGAGTTGGATCACAAACAGTATTTCGTAAGTGGGACTCGCACGTCGATCGAAAAATAATAGCCCGGACATACCAGTAGCCTGATTGTGATGTTATCCTCAGTAACAAATGTTCTCTGGGACAATGGCAGAATTGCTTGAAAAGTAAAAGCACCGCCGCACGTCAGGACACCACAAAACGCGACCTATCGTCTTCCGGTCTTGGCGGATGTAAGCATCATACTGCGCACATCAGCATTGATAACATTTCTCCAATTGTTCAACATGTTTCAAGCATAGCCTG belongs to Anoplolepis gracilipes chromosome 4, ASM4749672v1, whole genome shotgun sequence and includes:
- the LOC140665080 gene encoding odorant receptor 4-like isoform X2; this encodes MSSKEDCHHIIIYITQPTRNIMRALGAWPSIGREKSICNKFYKLLLISISYILLSCDLIPAIFYWIMEKTTRVRLQIIPVLLYNFMAAGQYGIFILRDDRIRQCLKHVEDDWRNVINVDARSMMLTSARTGRRLVTFCGVLMYGGAFTFRTILPLSQGKFVTEDNVTIRLLACPGYYFSIDVQISPTYEILFVIQLLSGLISASIVTSACGFTAIFVVHACGQLKILINLMEKLVEKQWRAGYEVDDKLAEVVKHQIRVRHFLRLVQHTLQHVCLMEIMANTITICVLVYLMLMAEQVAITSCELEWYRLPGRKARSIVLLMIMSNTPTKISAGKLIDLSLKTFGQVMKTAGAYFNMLRSITE
- the LOC140665080 gene encoding odorant receptor 4-like isoform X1 produces the protein MSSKEDCHHIIIYITQPTRNIMRALGAWPSIGREKSICNKFYKLLLISISYILLSCDLIPAIFYWIMEKTTRVRLQIIPVLLYNFMAAGQYGIFILRDDRIRQCLKHVEDDWRNVINVDARSMMLTSARTGRRLVTFCGVLMYGGAFTFRTILPLSQGKFVTEDNVTIRLLACPGYYFSIDVQISPTYEILFVIQLLSGLISASIVTSACGFTAIFVVHACGQLKILINLMEKLVEKQWRAGYEVDDKLAEVVKHQIRVRHFLRLVQHTLQHVCLMEIMANTITICVLVYLMLMEWQSNNTAGVCTYLLCLTNVTIHIFVFCYTGEQLTVQAEQVAITSCELEWYRLPGRKARSIVLLMIMSNTPTKISAGKLIDLSLKTFGQVMKTAGAYFNMLRSITE